The Branchiostoma floridae strain S238N-H82 chromosome 10, Bfl_VNyyK, whole genome shotgun sequence genome has a segment encoding these proteins:
- the LOC118424706 gene encoding protein DVR-1 homolog: protein MPPPLRRLRPGNDRRAPPVRPGLFTQATMYKIIVFPSTDQISNSTDHLQFKLPSTAGNRVISASLSAYHGQPKWRELPRKNEDKVRRHSPIIESLKDYSKVPSSMLVHLEQRAIFGNAGEEKVIRVGSKWVDFRLPGWAEFDVTELTNFWLGSPERNGGFDIRCLSCKRHMRNAPFYTDPDDTSETAGNRPFMVLTIQEVREQLDEDEGSGFLHQREPRRHKRDVSNDCNDDEDDEKDFISSRNETSPSPRSCCRRSLVVSFKDIGWDGWVMEPAEFDAHYCLGQCASYNLPSPHAAIMDQVVSPVYEMKPCCVPVPGQMRDLLIRYSFDGGKTISTQHIPNIIVNTCGCL from the exons ATGCCGCCGCCGCTGAGACGCCTGCGCCCGGGGAACGACCGACGAGCGCCACCCGTGCGGCCTGGACTCTTTACACAGGCAACCATGTACAAGATTATCGTCTTTCCTTCCACAG ACCAGATATCAAACAGCACAGACCATCTTCAGTTCAAGCTCCCCTCGACTGCTGGGAATCGTGTTATATCTGCCAGTCTTTCTGCTTATCACGGCCAGCCGAAGTGGCGAGAGCTGCCGAGGAAAAATGAAGACAAGGTTCGGAGGCACTCGCCAATCATCGAAAGCCTCAAGGATTATTCAAA GGTGCCCTCCTCCATGTTAGTACACCTGGAGCAGAGAGCCATATTTGGCAATGCTGGGGAGGAGAAAGTCATCCGGGTCGGGTCCAAGTGGGTCGACTTCCGGTTGCCGGGCTGGGCGGAGTTTGACGTCACAGAG CTGACGAACTTCTGGCTGGGCAGCCCGGAGAGAAACGGCGGGTTCGATATCCGATGCCTCAGCTGTAAGAGACACATGAGAAACGCTCCTTTCTACACAGACCCAGACGACACTTCTGAGACAGCGGGAAACAGGCCCTTCATGGTTCTGACGATACAGGAGGTAAGAGAACAG TTGGACGAAGATGAAGGCAGTGGTTTCTTGCATCAGCGGGAGCCACGGCGTCACAAACGTGACGTGTCGAACGATTGTAACGACGATGAAGACGACGAAAAAGACTTCATATCGTCACGGAATGAAACATCGCCATCGCCACGGAGTTGCTGTCGAAGATCTCTG GTTGTATCGTTCAAGGATATTGGTTGGGATGGATGGGTGATGGAACCGGCGGAGTTTGATGCCCACTACTGTCTGGGCCAGTGTGCGAGCTACAACCTGCCCTCCCCCCACGCCGCGATCATGGACCAGGTG GTGTCTCCTGTGTACGAGATGAAGCCATGCTGTGTGCCAGTCCCGGGACAGATGCGGGACCTACTCATACGATACAGCTTTGATGGCGGGAAAACGATTTCCACACagcacataccaaacatcatcgTCAACACCTGTGGCTGCTTGTAG